A single genomic interval of Streptomyces graminofaciens harbors:
- a CDS encoding helix-turn-helix domain-containing protein, producing MSEGASPPSRLPLDWIAASLRRERARAGLSLSELAKRAGIAKSTLSQLEAAGGNPSMETIWALGVALGVPFSTLIEPPAPAVQVIRAGEGPTVHSERSSYTAVLLSASPPGARRDIYRTQLEPGSVRESEPHIPGTVEHLTVSTGLVKAGPRGEEVELGPGDYMAFRGDVPHSYEALAPGTTFVLVMQHI from the coding sequence ATGTCCGAAGGCGCCTCCCCGCCCTCCCGTCTCCCCCTCGACTGGATCGCCGCGTCCCTGCGGCGCGAGCGCGCCCGGGCCGGGCTCTCCCTGTCCGAGTTGGCCAAACGGGCCGGCATCGCGAAGTCGACGCTCTCCCAACTGGAGGCGGCGGGCGGCAATCCGAGCATGGAGACGATCTGGGCGCTGGGGGTCGCGCTCGGAGTCCCGTTCAGCACGCTGATCGAGCCGCCGGCACCGGCGGTCCAGGTGATCCGCGCGGGGGAGGGTCCGACCGTCCACTCCGAGCGGTCCAGCTACACGGCGGTCCTGCTCTCCGCGAGCCCGCCCGGCGCCCGGCGGGACATCTACCGGACGCAACTGGAGCCGGGTTCGGTACGGGAGTCGGAGCCGCACATTCCGGGAACGGTCGAGCATCTGACCGTGAGCACGGGCCTGGTGAAGGCGGGCCCGCGGGGTGAGGAGGTCGAACTCGGCCCCGGGGACTACATGGCGTTCCGGGGCGACGTACCGCACTCGTACGAGGCGTTGGCGCCGGGCACGACGTTCGTGCTCGTGATGCAGCACATCTAG
- a CDS encoding AzlC family ABC transporter permease — protein sequence MRSPLRTPTAASLVRDSSLVWLAAGVVGVSFGAISVAGGLPVWVPVVMSLVVYAGSAQFSAVGVLLAGGGPVAAAATGLMLNTRTAAFSLAVGDILGPGRAARLLGAHLVTDETVAFALAQRDPARRRAAFWVSGIGLFTVWNVCVLGGAIGGSALGDTAALGLDAAFPAVLAALVLPALRDDPGGPDDAGAPGGSTLSGLRRAAFAGAVVALAVTPFVPVGVPVLLALAGLALVGRRAPA from the coding sequence ATGCGTTCGCCACTCCGAACACCCACGGCTGCCTCCCTTGTCCGCGACAGCTCCCTCGTCTGGCTCGCCGCCGGTGTCGTCGGGGTCTCCTTCGGCGCGATCTCCGTGGCCGGTGGGCTGCCGGTGTGGGTGCCCGTGGTGATGTCGCTGGTGGTGTACGCGGGATCGGCGCAGTTCAGCGCGGTCGGGGTGCTGCTCGCCGGGGGCGGGCCGGTCGCGGCGGCGGCCACCGGGCTGATGCTGAACACCCGTACGGCAGCGTTCAGTCTGGCGGTCGGCGACATCCTCGGACCCGGCCGCGCGGCCAGGCTGCTCGGCGCCCATCTCGTCACCGACGAGACCGTGGCCTTCGCCCTCGCCCAGCGGGACCCGGCCCGGCGCCGGGCCGCGTTCTGGGTCTCCGGGATCGGGCTCTTCACGGTGTGGAACGTGTGCGTGCTGGGCGGTGCGATCGGCGGTTCCGCGCTCGGCGACACCGCCGCGCTCGGCCTGGACGCGGCGTTTCCGGCCGTGCTGGCCGCCCTTGTCCTCCCGGCGCTGCGCGACGACCCCGGCGGCCCTGATGACGCCGGGGCCCCGGGCGGTTCCACCCTCTCCGGCCTGCGGCGGGCCGCGTTCGCCGGGGCGGTGGTGGCTCTGGCGGTCACGCCGTTCGTGCCGGTGGGGGTGCCGGTGCTGCTGGCGCTCGCCGGTCTGGCGCTGGTGGGGCGGAGGGCGCCGGCATGA
- a CDS encoding cold-shock protein has translation MATGTVKWFNAEKGFGFIAQEGGGPDVFVHYSAINASGFRSLEENQQVSFDVTQGPKGPQAENVTPV, from the coding sequence ATGGCTACCGGAACCGTGAAGTGGTTCAACGCCGAAAAGGGCTTTGGCTTCATCGCCCAGGAAGGCGGCGGCCCCGACGTCTTCGTCCACTACTCCGCCATCAACGCGAGCGGCTTCCGTTCGCTGGAGGAGAACCAGCAGGTCTCCTTCGACGTGACGCAGGGCCCGAAGGGTCCGCAGGCGGAGAACGTCACCCCCGTCTAA